In Arachis hypogaea cultivar Tifrunner chromosome 2, arahy.Tifrunner.gnm2.J5K5, whole genome shotgun sequence, a genomic segment contains:
- the LOC112721360 gene encoding uncharacterized protein, producing MVEKFKKDEGENLYYESDHTEVLMGVEGDTLGVFFVKGYYVELGYAEARECWWKSPGVPLEYGLRRLVTDHDLIAMVKDCRRNFNLINLYFEHGVSEPCVVDEQEEDTKEKTKATATTRAGRHVKTLEVEEDSDSHDSYESVEDSLYKPPKVLGDDGSSNDSDDGVNSTRLNKKNEIKEKHKPAKTRLAEKEIETDDSSYEASEDEDESDSDLEDNPLDDGDSDLNSWHSEDSEQELDSDEESPTVYPQYNDKTMFGDLKFEVSMIFKSKEHFMHATRDYTIQLGRNILFTKNDNVRVTAVCKVEGCPWVVYCTRSKQDGSWQIKTLVDNHICPRRRKNRATTQKWTLSKLVQKLRKHLTMRHREVYEWFVRKYNVNLNSTCITRALKVARKVVERDEVAQYGLFWDYANELLTSNPGSTV from the exons ATGGTGGAAAAGTTTAAAAAGGATGAGGGTGAAAATCTGTACTATGAGTCGGATCACACAGAGGTGTTAATGGGAGTTGAAGGTGACACACTCGGCGTGTTCTTTGTGAAGGGATACTATGTGGAACTGGGATATGCTGAGGCTAGGGAGTGTTGGTGGAAATCTCCAGGAGTTCCTCTTGAATATGGGCTGAGGAGGCTGGTCACAGATCATGATTTGATTGCAATGGTGAAGGATTGCAGGAGGAACTTCAACTTGATCAACCTGTATTTCGAGCATGGTGTTTCAGAGCCATGTGTGGTTGATGAGCAGGAAGAAGAT ACCAAAGAAAAGACCAAGGCCACTGCCACCACAAGAGCTGGAAGGCATGTGAAGACATTAGAAGTTGAAGAAGACAGTGACTCTCATGACTCTTATGAGAGTGTTGAGGACAGCCTTTACAAACCTCCAAAGGTACTAGGAGATGATGGATCTAGCAATGACAGTGATGATGGTGTGAACTCTACAAGGCTGAACAAAAAAAATGAGATCAAAGAGAAGCACAAGCCTGCTAAGACCAGATTAGCAGAGAAAGAAATAGAGACTGACGATTCAAGCTATGAAGCTTCTGAGGATGAGGATGAAAGTGACTCAG ACCTAGAAGATAATCCCCTTGATGATGGTGATTCGGATCTCAACTCATGGCACTCGGAGGACTCAGAACAGGAATTGGACTCTGATGAGGAATCACCAACCGTATATCCTCAGTATAATGACAAGACAATGTTCGGGGACCTCAAATTTGAGGTTAGTATGATATTCAAATCAAAGGAACATTTTATGCATGCAACTAGGGACTACACAATCCAGTTAGGTAGAAACATATTGTTTACAAAGAATGACAATGTTCGGGTTACGGCTGTGTGTAAGGTTGAGGGTTGTCCTTGGGTAGTATACTGTACACGTAGTAAGCAAGACGGGTCCTGGCAGATTAAAACCCTAGTTGACAACCATATCTGTCCTAGAAGGCGTAAAAACAGGGCAACGACCCAAAAGTGGACACTAAGCAAACTTGTACAAAAACTTAGGAAGCACCTTACAATGAGACATCGTGAAGTGTATGAGTGGTTTGTGAGAAAGTATAATGTAAACCTCAACAGCACCTGCATCACTAGAGCATTGAAAGTTGCTAGGAAAGTGGTAGAGAGGGATGAAGTTGCCCAGTATGGGTTATTCTGGGACTATGCTAATGAATTGCTTACAAGTAATCCCGGGTCTACAGTTTAG
- the LOC112736526 gene encoding uncharacterized protein, producing the protein MSKAPQEGDSALKSSPEPSNHEELKDGERKVIMESGEKEEVMNEISDNSDSDSDDEAQQNLQLQSLEAGLTANPYNYDSHLQYIKLLRKMGDVEKLRAAREAMSELFPLSPAMWQEWIKDELSLNTDSQDSSSVIVKLYERAVFDYMSVSLWCDYVNFVQEFDPIVRQCSPAGISKARDLFEGALTAAGLHVAEGSKIWEAYRQYEQAILLTIDETDTQAKEKQVQRIRGLFHRQLSVPLADMSSTFTDYKTWEEEQGSVQDPNVVSAYQKALEMYNARGHFEEHVTRLDSPDSERLQHYLSYLKFEETSGTPARVQVLYERAITDFPISPDLWLGYTRYMDKTLKVGSVVSNIYFRATKNCPWVGELWVRYLLSMERSHASEKELAEVFEKSLRCTFSTLDEYLDLFLTRIDGLRRRMASTGEEDQLEYTKIREVFQQASDYLSPQLKNTEGLLHLHAYWARLEAKLGKDITVARGVWENFLKICGSMLEAWKSYIAMEVELGHINEARSIYRRCYSKRFSGTGSEDICHSWLRFEREFGKLEDFDQALQKVTPRLEQLRLFRMQQESNSIEENENSRRKNAHDKRKLGSDISKEQTPAKRPRGVDRVAEKTHVENKHHGRNSSQETKLEDVNSRNNKSDDNLPPKESKTYSDQCTAFISNLHVKANYEHVRNFFSDVGGVVAIRILNDNFTGKSRGLAYVDFLDDEHLAAGLAKNKQKLLGKRLSILRSDPKRGKMKSSAPKSLKEHADAPDHSSRKGSMSKETGDTSKVSDVKDEGISSRKPRKNTFAMPRNVKLHGVAANRSKTEEDDEKPKSNDEFRKMFIH; encoded by the coding sequence ATGTCCAAGGCACCACAAGAGGGAGACTCTGCTCTCAAATCCTCACCTGAACCTAGCAATCATGAGGAACTTAAAGATGGAGAGCGAAAAGTGATCATGGAGAGTGGAGAGAAGGAGGAAGTAATGAACGAGATATCAGATAATTCTGATTCTGATTCAGATGATGAGGCTCAGCAGAACCTCCAGCTCCAATCCCTAGAAGCTGGGCTTACTGCTAATCCCTACAACTATGATTCTCACTTGCAGTATATAAAGCTTCTGAGGAAAATGGGTGACGTTGAGAAATTGAGAGCAGCAAGGGAAGCTATGAGTGAGCTCTTTCCGTTGAGCCCTGCAATGTGGCAAGAATGGATCAAAGATGAACTCTCTCTCAACACTGATTCGCAGGATTCTTCCTCTGTGATTGTGAAGCTTTACGAGCGCGCCGTGTTCGATTATATGTCTGTGTCTCTTTGGTGTGACTACGTCAATTTCGTGCAAGAGTTTGACCCAATTGTACGGCAATGTTCGCCAGCCGGTATTTCCAAGGCAAGGGATCTTTTTGAGGGAGCACTTACCGCGGCCGGTTTGCATGTTGCTGAAGGTAGCAAAATATGGGAAGCATATAGGCAATATGAGCAGGCTATACTCCTAACGATTGATGAAACTGATACACAGGCGAAAGAGAAACAAGTTCAACGCATTCGAGGTTTATTTCATCGGCAATTATCTGTTCCTCTTGCTGATATGAGTTCAACATTTACAGACTATAAGACTTGGGAGGAGGAACAAGGAAGTGTTCAGGATCCTAATGTTGTATCCGCATACCAAAAGGCCTTGGAGATGTATAATGCTCGTGGTCATTTTGAAGAACATGTTACTAGATTGGATTCACCTGATTCAGAAAGACTACAACACTACTTGAGCTATTTGAAATTTGAGGAAACTTCTGGAACACCTGCGAGAGTTCAAGTTCTGTATGAACGAGCCATCACGGACTTTCCTATATCACCTGATCTCTGGCTTGGCTACACTCGATACATGGACAAGACTTTGAAGGTTGGTAGTGTTGTCAGCAACATTTATTTCAGGGCCACTAAGAACTGTCCTTGGGTTGGGGAACTTTGGGTAAGATATCTGCTTTCTATGGAGCGCAGTCATGCTTCTGAGAAAGAGTTGGCCGAAGTCTTTGAGAAGTCCTTGCGATGCACCTTTTCAACTCTTGATGAGTATCTTGATTTGTTTCTCACTCGGATAGATGGCTTAAGGCGAAGAATGGCATCCACTGGTGAAGAGGATCAGCTGGAATACACAAAAATACGGGAGGTCTTCCAGCAGGCTTCAGATTACCTGTCGCCACAGTTGAAGAATACAGAGGGTTTGCTGCACTTGCATGCTTATTGGGCCCGTTTAGAGGCAAAACTTGGAAAAGACATAACTGTGGCACGTGGAGTTTGGGAGAATTTTCTTAAGATATGTGGATCAATGTTGGAGGCATGGAAAAGTTATATAGCAATGGAAGTTGAATTAGGTCACATAAACGAGGCGAGGTCCATATACAGGAGATGCTACAGTAAAAGGTTTTCTGGAACTGGTTCAGAGGATATATGCCACTCGTGGTTGCGCTTCGAGAGGGAGTTTGGCAAGCTCGAAGATTTTGATCAAGCTTTACAAAAGGTTACTCCTCGTCTGGAACAGCTACGATTATTTAGAATGCAGCAGGAATCCAACTCAATAGAGGAAAATGAGAATAGTCGTAGGAAAAATGCTCACGACAAGAGAAAGCTTGGGTCTGACATTAGCAAAGAACAGACTCCTGCCAAGCGACCAAGAGGTGTTGATAGAGTGGCAGAGAAAACACATGTGGAAAATAAACATCATGGGCGGAATTCTTCTCAGGAGACAAAACTAGAAGATGTCAATTCAAGGAATAACAAATCTGATGACAACCTTCCCCCAAAAGAAAGCAAGACATACTCTGACCAGTGCACTGCTTTTATTTCAAATCTTCATGTTAAAGCAAACTATGAACATGTCCGTAATTTCTTCAGTGATGTCGGTGGAGTTGTTGCCATTCGTATCTTGAATGACAATTTCACTGGAAAATCAAGGGGACTGGCATATGTGGACTTCTTGGATGATGAGCACCTTGCTGCAGGTTTAGCTAAGAACAAGCAGAAGTTACTCGGGAAGAGGTTAAGTATTCTTCGATCTGATCCAAAGCGTGGGAAAATGAAGTCTTCTGCTCCAAAATCCTTAAAAGAACATGCAGATGCTCCGGATCATTCCAGTCGAAAAGGTTCCATGTCCAAAGAAACCGGTGATACTTCCAAGGTATCAGATGTAAAGGATGAGGGGATCTCTTCTAGAAAGCCAAGGAAGAATACTTTTGCTATGCCTAGAAATGTCAAACTGCATGGTGTCGCTGCAAATAGATCAAAAACAGAAGAAGACGATGAAAAGCCAAAATCCAATGATGAATTCAGAAAAATGTTTATCCATTAA
- the LOC112736543 gene encoding probable disease resistance protein At1g52660 isoform X2, with amino-acid sequence MGFALPTVDYEELQSRVETMNEITKALEDSSATMIGIHGLAGMGKTTLVIEAANRVQNRESKVFDVVIMANVGKILDIRKTQGQIADMLGIILQEESEYARAIRIKEKLKKEKNALIILDDVYAKIDLDMLGIPSQSPDDKQKNLLLKEGKSFSNVDQTKARQTKPMDPLL; translated from the exons ATGGGGTTTGCGCTTCCTACTGTTGACTATGAAGAGCTCCAATCGAGAGTAGAAACTATGAATGAAATCACTAAAGCACTGGAAGACTCGAGTGCTACAATGATCGGTATTCACGGGCTAGCTGGTATGGGGAAGACCACTTTGGTCATAGAAGCCGCTAACAGAGTTCAAAATCGAGAATCTAAAGTATTCGATGTGGTGATTATGGCAAACGTGGGCAAAATTCTAGACATCAGAAAGACCCAAGGGCAGATAGCTGACATGTTGGGGATTATATTACAGGAGGAGA GTGAATATGCAAGAGCGATCCGCatcaaagagaaattgaagaaagagaagaatgCTCTTATAATCCTTGATGACGTGTATGCAAAAATTGACTTGGATATGTTGGGGATTCCATCACAGAGTCCTGATGACAAGCAAAAGAATCTCCTTCTCAAAGAAGGAAAATCTTTTAGCAATGTGGATCAAACTAAGGCGAGACAAACCAAACCGATGGACCCTCTTTTATGA
- the LOC112736543 gene encoding probable disease resistance protein At4g27220 isoform X1, which yields MKQNTLSEDAKTEDTSIGSSKLKAEENYKGCKVLLISEVKQVLSQMDVKPNYMFLVNTINVDDAKKLFMTKVRIDYKNSELEYLAAEIAKKCYGLPMSIVTTAKALKNQNHLVWRETLKTLERQKLTGTPEYSTNLSYQLLENEELKCTFLLCACMGQDALVSDLVRLCIGLGFLEGIYTVREARDKVQILLMKLKESGLLSNSYSISCFAMQNLVRDAALLTASEEKQIFMLTKCKLDEWPDEDKLEKYTAIFLRQCDVNTAEFPGNIRCPKLKVFHFDNNHHHFKILGNFFQEMKELRVLILIGVDISELSSSIKCLRKLRKLCLEQCINLDDQLCINIGELKNLRILSFSGSDIKSLPVALMQLSKLQILDISNCSKLEAIPPGLISNLTSLEELYMSNISTEWESHDNASLSELGNLNLSNIDLQIPSIDRLPKDLFFNNLHSYKIVIGSSNRHLEPELNVPEKYELLRYLAIREKDGAFALVTI from the coding sequence ATGAAACAGAATACATTATCAGAGGATGCCAAAACAGAAGACACCTCCATTGGTTCTAGTAAATTGAAAGCAGAAGAAAATTACAAAGGGTGTAAGGTTTTGCTGATTTCTGAGGTGAAACAAGTCTTGAGCCAAATGGATGTGAAACCAAATTACATGTTCCTCGTGAACACCATAAATGTTGATGATGCAAAGAAATTGTTCATGACAAAAGTTAGAATAGACTACAAAAACTCTGAGCTCGAATATCTAGCAGCTGAAATCGCCAAGAAGTGTTACGGCTTGCCCATGTCAATAGTCACAACTGCAAAGGCATTGAAAAACCAAAACCACTTGGTTTGGCGGGAAACCCTTAAAACGCTTGAAAGGCAGAAGTTGACCGGAACACCCGAGTATTCTACAAACTTGAGTTACCAACTTCTAGAAAATGAGGAGCTCAAGTGTACCTTCTTGCTTTGCGCTTGTATGGGCCAAGATGCTTTAGTTTCAGACTTGGTGAGACTATGCATTGGTCTTGGTTTTCTTGAAGGCATCTACACGGTAAGGGAAGCAAGAGATAAAGTGCAAATATTGCTTATGAAGCTAAAAGAGTCAGGTTTGTTGTCTAACAGTTATTCAATTAGTTGTTTCGCGATGCAAAATCTTGTTCGCGATGCAGCTTTGTTGACAGCATCAGAGGAGAAACAAATTTTCATGCTGACTAAATGTAAACTGGATGAATGGCCTGACGAGGATAAACTTGAAAAGTACACTGCTATTTTCTTGCGTCAGTGTGATGTCAATACTGCTGAGTTTCCTGGAAACATAAGATGTCCTAAACTAAAAGTCTTTCATTTTGATAATAATCACCATCATTTTAAAATACTAGGAAACTTTTTTCAAGAAATGAAAGAACTTAGAGTGTTAATCTTGATTGGCGTTGATATATCAGAATTGTCTTCATCAATAAAATGCCTTAGAAAACTCAGAAAGCTTTGTTTGGAGCAATGCATTAATTTAGATGATCAGTTGTGCATCAATATTGGGGAGCTAAAGAATTTGAGAATTCTTAGCTTTTCAGGATCTGATATTAAAAGCTTGCCGGTTGcattaatgcaattatctaagCTACAAATTCTTGACATAAGTAATTGCTCCAAACTAGAAGCCATTCCACCTGGTTTAATCTCAAACCTGACTAGTTTGGAGGAATTGTACATGAGCAACATCTCCACTGAATGGGAGAGTCATGACAATGCTAGTCTTTCAGAGTTAGGGAATCTGAATCTATCAAATATTGACCTACAAATCCCAAGCATTGACCGTTTGCCAAAGGATTTGTTTTTCAATAATTTGCATAGTTATAAGATTGTCATTGGCTCTTCAAACAGACATTTAGAGCCAGAATTGAACGTGCCAGAGAAGTATGAATTGTTGAGGTATTTGGCGATACGGGAAAAAGATGGTGCCTTCGCTCTAGTaactatataa